The following proteins come from a genomic window of Populus nigra chromosome 6, ddPopNigr1.1, whole genome shotgun sequence:
- the LOC133696326 gene encoding protein PAL OF QUIRKY-like: MVGPSLDTTKLHLKPPSSATPTIKFLCSYGGKIIPRFPDGKLRYQGGETRVLGVERSISFAELSLKLGELRGTSVNLRCQLPKEDLDALVSITSGEDLANLIEEYDRAAGAATPTASLKIRAFLSLPKKISSSSSKSSSSSSSSSSYSYGGATIASTSTAPWCYHHQISKPVAFSVRKTPPAPHQYEYGYHAHGNPSHVYLVHNGNHWQLQQTQLS; the protein is encoded by the exons ATGGTCGGACCATCACTTGACACCACCAAGCTCCATCTCAAACCCCCCTCATCTGCCACCCCCACCATCAAATTCCTCTGCAGTTACGGTGGCAAGATCATCCCCCGTTTCCCAGATGGCAAACTCCGTTACCAAGGTGGCGAAACCCGTGTCCTCGGTGTCGAACGTTCCATCTCCTTTGCTG AGTTATCGTTGAAGCTTGGAGAGTTACGTGGGACATCGGTGAATCTCCGTTGTCAGTTGCCAAAAGAAGATCTAGATGCTCTGGTATCGATCACCTCCGGTGAGGATCTAGCTAATCTCATCGAGGAATACGATCGAGCAGCTGGAGCAGCAACACCAACTGCATCTTTAAAGATCAGAGCTTTCCTTTCGCTCCCGAAAAAaatctcttcttcctcttccaaatcctcctcctcctcctcctcctcctcctcttatAGTTATGGAGGAGCCACTATTGCTTCAACTTCTACCGCTCCGTGGTGCTACCATCATCAGATCTCGAAGCCGGTAGCGTTTTCTGTAAGGAAGACTCCGCCTGCTCCACATCAATATGAATATGGTTACCATGCTCATGGAAATCCTAGCCATGTCTACCTTGTTCACAACGGGAATCATTGGCAATTACAGCAGACCCAACTGAGCTGA